In Bacillus sp. FJAT-45037, the following are encoded in one genomic region:
- a CDS encoding phosphate signaling complex PhoU family protein, which produces MLTRTNFLDREMTELRESLLLMVELNHQMLQRGSKSMEEHAMFHKDEIHRSEQDIDQINKIIQKRVLELLSYEQLALTQVKGLFLFAKIARDLERVGDHIINIIVIAPVDTVPGMVSESFSQFMKNVGKMLDALKHGILKEDRQALKWIYKKEDPEVNQLNRISFMRITESLQLDQLGADSGGRLILMSRFFERLADHVSNAAKDYRHYLKECHSSIKRPTL; this is translated from the coding sequence ATGTTAACACGAACGAACTTTCTTGATCGAGAAATGACTGAGCTTCGCGAGAGTCTACTCTTAATGGTAGAACTCAATCATCAAATGCTCCAGAGAGGTTCAAAATCAATGGAAGAGCATGCTATGTTTCATAAAGATGAAATCCATCGCTCCGAGCAAGACATAGATCAGATCAATAAAATTATCCAAAAGAGAGTATTAGAGCTATTGTCTTATGAGCAATTAGCGTTAACTCAAGTAAAAGGGTTGTTTCTTTTTGCTAAGATTGCAAGGGATTTAGAACGAGTAGGTGATCACATTATAAATATCATCGTTATTGCACCGGTCGATACTGTACCAGGAATGGTCAGTGAATCCTTTTCACAGTTTATGAAAAATGTCGGGAAGATGCTAGACGCCTTAAAACACGGGATTTTAAAAGAAGATCGCCAAGCATTAAAGTGGATTTATAAAAAGGAAGATCCAGAAGTTAATCAATTAAATCGTATTTCCTTCATGAGAATTACTGAATCACTACAATTGGATCAGTTAGGAGCAGATAGTGGTGGAAGATTAATTTTGATGAGTCGTTTTTTTGAACGGTTGGCCGATCACGTATCGAACGCAGCGAAAGACTACCGACACTATTTAAAGGAATGTCACTCTTCTATTAAGAGACCCACGTTATGA
- the yhfH gene encoding protein YhfH encodes MKKNQVIMRNTTTKECTDCGSTINQIQEAYFNQCEKCLRHSTYE; translated from the coding sequence ATGAAAAAGAATCAAGTAATCATGAGAAATACTACTACAAAGGAATGTACTGACTGCGGATCGACAATAAACCAAATTCAAGAAGCATATTTCAACCAATGTGAAAAGTGTTTACGTCATTCTACTTACGAGTAA
- the rraA gene encoding ribonuclease E activity regulator RraA: MFHTADLCDQFREQLQVADPILRHYGKKRSFTGPISTIKVFEDNVLVKSSLESIPKGHVLVVDGGGSTRCALIGDNLAEIAISRELAGIVVYGCIRDSSFINEMNIGIRALGTNPMKSIKQGKGDVDIPLQFAGIVFKPGHTLYADGDGIIVSETCLLT; encoded by the coding sequence ATGTTCCACACCGCTGATTTATGCGATCAATTTAGAGAACAACTCCAAGTAGCTGATCCGATCTTACGTCACTACGGAAAGAAGCGTTCTTTTACCGGCCCGATCTCTACTATAAAAGTGTTTGAGGACAATGTATTAGTGAAGAGCTCACTTGAATCGATTCCAAAAGGCCATGTGTTAGTAGTTGATGGGGGAGGTTCCACTCGATGTGCATTAATTGGGGATAACTTAGCTGAGATTGCCATCTCTCGTGAACTTGCTGGAATCGTTGTGTATGGATGTATTAGAGACTCTTCCTTCATTAACGAAATGAATATTGGCATACGGGCGCTTGGTACAAATCCAATGAAAAGCATTAAACAAGGCAAGGGAGATGTTGATATTCCTTTGCAATTTGCCGGCATTGTTTTTAAACCTGGCCACACCCTTTATGCAGATGGTGATGGGATTATTGTGAGTGAGACATGTTTACTTACATAG
- a CDS encoding YusW family protein: MKKAKTILAGAFITSTIVLGACNSETEVDNPAPEDTVTEEDTMGDDSDDSMMDDDDDMETDTTTDDDAMGEDADEMFEEDEPATTAFGFSTFELGVSYEGMTDDYTVDYDHTQEEVHAEIDDSMNDTQLEGDEAYTQLETKFEEMQLDSSMSEDEIVDAVVSAFGLESTYETLDLKITFDDGTDLEIEHSQDM, encoded by the coding sequence ATGAAAAAAGCAAAAACAATTTTAGCAGGTGCATTTATTACTTCAACGATCGTTCTAGGAGCGTGTAATTCAGAAACAGAGGTAGATAATCCAGCACCAGAAGATACAGTAACAGAAGAGGACACAATGGGTGATGATTCAGACGATAGCATGATGGACGATGATGACGATATGGAAACTGATACGACAACAGATGACGATGCAATGGGCGAAGATGCGGACGAAATGTTTGAAGAAGATGAGCCAGCAACGACAGCATTTGGTTTCAGTACGTTTGAATTAGGTGTGAGCTATGAGGGTATGACAGATGACTATACTGTTGATTATGACCATACTCAAGAAGAAGTTCATGCTGAAATTGATGATTCAATGAATGACACTCAATTAGAGGGTGACGAAGCTTATACTCAATTAGAGACAAAGTTTGAAGAAATGCAACTTGATAGTTCAATGAGTGAAGATGAGATCGTTGATGCTGTAGTATCTGCATTTGGTCTTGAGTCAACATACGAAACTCTTGATCTAAAAATCACTTTTGATGATGGAACAGACCTTGAGATTGAACACTCACAAGATATGTAA
- a CDS encoding manganese catalase family protein, with amino-acid sequence MFYHVKELQYWSRPERPDPVYAKKLQEILGGQFGEITVAIQYLFQGWNTRGNEKYRDMLMDVGTEELGHIEMLTTMIAHMLEGAPVDQQEQAAKDPILGAILGGMNPQHAIVSGLGAMPVNSVGVPWNGGYTIASGNLLADFRANLNAESQGRLQAVRLYELTDDRGVKDMLSFLIARDRMHQNLWLAAISELEDQEGVIVPSTFPIELEKKEVSHLFMNLSRGEESAQGRWASGPSMDGEGEFQYFAEPYPFAEAPFLNPVPTSIHNTPPTL; translated from the coding sequence ATGTTTTATCATGTTAAGGAGCTGCAGTATTGGTCCAGGCCAGAGCGTCCGGATCCAGTCTATGCAAAGAAACTTCAGGAGATATTAGGTGGTCAGTTTGGTGAAATTACTGTTGCGATTCAGTACTTGTTTCAAGGGTGGAACACTAGAGGGAATGAGAAATATCGTGATATGCTCATGGATGTCGGAACGGAAGAACTGGGCCATATTGAGATGCTAACAACCATGATCGCTCACATGCTTGAAGGAGCTCCTGTCGATCAACAGGAACAAGCGGCCAAAGACCCTATACTTGGAGCAATATTAGGTGGTATGAACCCGCAGCATGCTATTGTTTCTGGACTCGGTGCAATGCCTGTCAATAGTGTGGGGGTACCTTGGAATGGTGGTTATACGATTGCGAGCGGGAATTTATTAGCTGATTTTAGAGCGAATTTAAATGCAGAATCTCAAGGCAGGCTTCAAGCTGTAAGATTATATGAACTAACAGATGATCGTGGTGTAAAAGATATGCTCTCCTTCTTAATTGCCCGAGATAGGATGCATCAAAATCTATGGCTTGCTGCCATTAGCGAACTAGAAGACCAAGAAGGGGTTATTGTTCCGAGTACTTTTCCAATAGAGCTAGAGAAAAAAGAAGTGTCACATCTATTTATGAACTTATCTAGGGGAGAGGAAAGTGCGCAAGGTCGTTGGGCAAGTGGACCGAGTATGGACGGGGAAGGAGAATTTCAATATTTTGCTGAACCTTATCCATTTGCAGAGGCACCTTTTTTAAATCCAGTTCCGACATCTATTCACAATACTCCTCCAACGCTGTAA
- a CDS encoding DUF2188 domain-containing protein — translation MSQNDQWTIKKKGADRANKTFDTKDEALEYGDQQLAKRIFN, via the coding sequence ATTAGTCAAAATGACCAATGGACGATAAAAAAGAAAGGTGCAGATAGAGCGAATAAAACATTTGACACGAAGGATGAAGCGTTAGAATATGGGGATCAGCAGTTAGCAAAAAGAATATTCAACTAA
- a CDS encoding CBS domain-containing protein: MQQNLKKLMSTQVVSVTPEQSIQEAAALMKEHNIGSIPVVNNGQVAGMITDRDITLRATAEGASSHIPVQECMTSNLTVGTSTMDAHEAAALMAQHQIRRLPIVDNGQLVGMVALGDLATENTLQNEAEEALSDISQQNDPNS, from the coding sequence ATGCAACAAAACCTAAAAAAACTTATGTCCACTCAAGTCGTTTCTGTAACACCAGAACAATCCATTCAAGAAGCTGCTGCTTTGATGAAAGAACACAATATTGGATCTATTCCAGTTGTCAATAACGGACAAGTAGCAGGTATGATCACGGATCGGGATATTACCTTACGTGCTACAGCTGAAGGAGCGTCATCACATATTCCTGTTCAAGAATGTATGACGAGTAACTTAACTGTAGGGACTTCCACCATGGATGCTCATGAAGCAGCCGCACTAATGGCTCAGCACCAAATTCGTCGTCTTCCTATAGTAGATAATGGCCAATTAGTTGGTATGGTTGCTCTTGGTGACTTAGCTACAGAGAATACTTTACAAAACGAAGCAGAAGAAGCTTTATCGGATATATCTCAACAAAACGATCCAAATTCTTAA
- a CDS encoding response regulator, which yields MLTEIGSEVAGKAENGQIAIEKYNKLKPDIVTLEIVMQELDALKQIKNINANAQGIMCSKKFHFRYIVEKTVIRF from the coding sequence ATGTTAACAGAAATTGGTAGTGAAGTGGCTGGAAAAGCAGAGAATGGTCAGATTGCTATAGAAAAATACAATAAATTAAAACCAGATATCGTCACATTGGAAATAGTGATGCAAGAGTTAGATGCACTTAAACAAATTAAAAATATAAATGCTAATGCTCAAGGGATTATGTGTTCGAAAAAGTTTCATTTTAGATATATAGTGGAAAAAACAGTAATTAGATTTTGA